A window of Fluoribacter dumoffii NY 23 contains these coding sequences:
- a CDS encoding serine hydrolase domain-containing protein, with protein MYRFIPQKMLIFAALFPVVATANHSSYLPPVFTENKRLAKMQPLFPVIDKMYKKYAEKNHVPGYAYGIFLDGRLVHTGNGGYTDIAKKIPVTPQSMFRIASMTKSFTAMAILKLRDEGRLRLDDPASFYIPELKNLKLTQDAAEITVRDLLTHSAGFPEDNPWGDRNLSKTDEELVALVRQGIALSHVSGTSFEYSNLGYALLGLIVKNVAGISYQDYIAANIWKPLGMEQAAWEFAQLRPNQLAHGYQWVNDHWQEEPLLHDGSYASMGGMIASIESFGHYVGLHQSAWPARDDPETGPIKRSSIREMHQPWRIYALNPKNRVYGRVCPSINAYGFGLRWSQDCNNTIAVGHTGGLPGFGSNWFIVPEYGLGVVLLTNVTYAAAEATNVRVINKLIKEARLKPRELPPSQILKDRQKALVKLLPEWSDAKKSGLFAGNFFLDSPVESLQKKTQKLFAKAGRIRRISRIIPENQLRGYFLLEGEKATLKVSFTLSPESTSLIQHFEIEEKT; from the coding sequence ATGTATCGGTTTATCCCCCAAAAAATGCTTATTTTTGCTGCCCTGTTTCCGGTGGTGGCAACTGCAAATCACTCATCCTATCTTCCGCCCGTTTTTACTGAAAATAAACGGCTTGCAAAAATGCAGCCGTTATTTCCCGTTATTGATAAAATGTACAAGAAATATGCCGAAAAAAATCATGTACCTGGGTATGCATACGGGATTTTTCTGGATGGTCGGTTAGTACATACAGGGAACGGGGGGTATACGGATATTGCAAAGAAAATTCCTGTTACGCCTCAATCCATGTTCCGCATCGCCTCCATGACCAAGAGTTTCACTGCTATGGCAATTTTAAAACTTCGGGATGAAGGGCGGCTAAGATTGGATGACCCTGCCTCTTTTTATATCCCTGAGCTAAAAAATCTAAAATTAACCCAAGACGCAGCAGAGATTACTGTCCGCGATTTATTAACTCATTCTGCCGGGTTCCCGGAAGATAATCCCTGGGGAGATAGAAACCTGAGTAAGACGGATGAGGAGCTCGTCGCTTTGGTAAGACAGGGAATAGCGTTATCGCATGTTTCAGGGACGTCATTTGAATACAGCAACCTGGGATATGCCCTTTTAGGACTGATAGTTAAAAATGTAGCAGGGATTTCCTATCAGGATTATATTGCGGCCAATATATGGAAGCCCCTGGGCATGGAGCAAGCAGCCTGGGAATTTGCACAGCTTCGCCCCAATCAATTAGCGCATGGTTATCAATGGGTGAATGATCATTGGCAGGAAGAACCCCTTCTGCACGATGGAAGTTATGCTTCTATGGGGGGGATGATTGCCTCCATTGAATCGTTTGGCCATTATGTGGGATTGCATCAATCTGCCTGGCCGGCACGAGATGATCCAGAAACTGGGCCAATCAAAAGAAGCTCTATCCGTGAAATGCATCAACCGTGGCGAATCTATGCCCTCAACCCCAAAAACCGCGTATATGGCAGGGTTTGTCCCTCAATAAATGCATACGGATTTGGGTTAAGGTGGTCGCAAGATTGTAATAATACCATCGCGGTAGGGCATACGGGGGGATTACCTGGCTTTGGAAGTAACTGGTTTATTGTACCTGAATACGGTCTTGGTGTTGTCTTATTAACCAATGTAACCTATGCTGCGGCAGAAGCAACCAACGTGCGCGTAATAAATAAGCTCATTAAAGAGGCACGACTCAAGCCCAGAGAGTTACCCCCTTCACAAATATTAAAGGACAGACAAAAAGCACTGGTAAAATTATTACCTGAGTGGAGCGATGCAAAAAAAAGTGGATTATTTGCAGGGAACTTCTTCCTGGACTCACCAGTGGAATCGTTACAAAAGAAAACCCAAAAATTATTTGCTAAGGCAGGGAGAATTCGTCGAATTAGCAGAATTATTCCCGAAAATCAATTACGTGGATATTTTCTCCTTGAAGGCGAAAAAGCAACCCTGAAAGTGAGTTTTACCTTGTCACCAGAAAGTACTTCCTTAATTCAACATTTTGAAATAGAAGAAAAAACTTGA
- a CDS encoding alpha-hydroxy acid oxidase gives MRIPATVSDYRLLAKRKLSKKIFDFIDAGAGDEITKRNNRDAFDNISLRPLCLKDVSCIVTATCLLGLEQTFPLLIAPTAFHQLLDEEGEVSTAKAAGFCGIPMVVSSMSNRSLEDIAHFSSNENLWLQVYIFKNRELTASLIHRAEKSGYKAILITVGVPITGKRDRNIRNPFVLPPELSTGNFTSTANSEVLHQFTAHEFDPSLTWKDIEWVQSLTALPIILKGILNPLDAEKACSLNVAGIVVSNHGGRQLDTAMSTITALSDVVRTVAGRTMILLDGGIERGTDMFKALALGADAVLAGRSILWALAVNGREGVQSMLALLREELETTMMLTGCRDIQEIKQLGNDICCMGMKTFYEN, from the coding sequence ATGAGAATCCCAGCAACTGTTTCTGATTACCGATTGTTAGCAAAAAGAAAGCTTTCCAAAAAAATTTTTGATTTTATTGATGCTGGCGCAGGTGATGAGATTACCAAAAGGAATAACAGGGATGCTTTTGATAATATCAGCCTCAGACCTTTGTGCCTAAAAGATGTCTCTTGCATTGTAACTGCGACTTGTCTGTTGGGTTTGGAACAAACTTTTCCGCTGCTTATTGCCCCGACAGCTTTCCACCAGCTTTTAGACGAAGAAGGCGAGGTAAGTACTGCAAAAGCAGCTGGATTTTGCGGAATCCCTATGGTTGTGAGCTCCATGTCAAACAGGTCGCTTGAAGACATTGCTCATTTTTCCTCAAATGAGAACCTCTGGCTGCAGGTCTACATCTTTAAAAACAGAGAATTGACTGCAAGTTTGATCCATCGTGCAGAAAAATCGGGATATAAAGCAATTTTAATCACAGTGGGGGTACCGATAACAGGTAAACGGGATAGAAATATCCGTAATCCATTTGTTCTTCCCCCAGAGCTTTCCACTGGGAATTTTACCAGCACCGCTAACAGTGAAGTGCTGCATCAGTTTACTGCTCATGAGTTTGATCCATCTCTAACCTGGAAAGACATTGAGTGGGTACAATCTTTGACGGCTTTACCTATAATTTTAAAAGGAATACTTAATCCTCTTGATGCAGAAAAAGCATGCAGCCTTAACGTTGCCGGAATTGTTGTTTCCAATCATGGTGGCCGCCAACTAGATACCGCTATGTCTACGATTACAGCTTTATCTGATGTGGTTAGAACAGTTGCCGGGCGTACCATGATTCTTCTTGATGGGGGCATTGAGCGGGGCACGGATATGTTTAAAGCTCTTGCCCTGGGAGCGGATGCTGTGTTAGCAGGCCGCTCTATCCTTTGGGCATTAGCCGTTAACGGAAGGGAGGGGGTGCAATCCATGTTGGCTTTACTAAGAGAAGAGTTGGAAACAACGATGATGTTAACAGGGTGTCGCGATATCCAGGAAATAAAGCAGCTGGGGAACGACATTTGTTGTATGGGAATGAAAACATTCTATGAAAACTGA
- a CDS encoding triphosphoribosyl-dephospho-CoA synthase yields the protein MNTTPCCERSLAKMAVRALYLEVKAYPKPGLVSFIDAGAHVDMDGETFYRSLFTLRHYFYHITKKGRHTHCFEDLKQIAIEAEQGMLEKTGGVNTHRGAIFALGIVCVSVIRLAQAKTRFTPADVHQQLLRDWPKHLQLHAGNPDSHGAIVRRQYKVIDAKQMAIQGYAPIFQLLPDFIDIFLNTQSLDFACLFAYIGLLQTMDDTNILYKKGKLGLDYAQAKVRELAVIDCLFTRHQKATELHRLFSKAGISPGGVADLIGLLLFLGQLFCKPLREYSPVCSN from the coding sequence ATGAACACTACCCCTTGCTGTGAAAGATCACTTGCCAAAATGGCGGTCCGAGCACTTTACTTAGAAGTGAAAGCGTATCCCAAACCGGGTCTGGTCAGTTTTATCGATGCGGGTGCGCATGTGGATATGGATGGCGAAACGTTTTATCGAAGCCTGTTTACCTTACGTCATTATTTTTATCATATTACCAAAAAAGGACGTCACACCCATTGTTTTGAGGATTTAAAACAAATCGCTATTGAAGCGGAGCAGGGGATGCTGGAAAAAACCGGGGGTGTGAATACTCATCGGGGTGCTATTTTTGCTTTGGGTATTGTTTGTGTTTCCGTAATTCGCCTGGCTCAGGCCAAGACGCGCTTTACTCCTGCTGATGTACATCAGCAGTTATTAAGGGATTGGCCTAAACATTTGCAGCTCCATGCAGGAAACCCTGACAGTCACGGGGCGATCGTGCGTCGACAATATAAAGTCATTGATGCCAAGCAAATGGCAATACAAGGCTATGCGCCGATTTTCCAGCTTCTTCCTGATTTCATCGACATTTTTCTAAACACCCAATCCCTGGATTTTGCCTGCTTGTTTGCCTATATTGGACTTTTACAGACCATGGATGATACGAATATCCTTTATAAAAAGGGAAAATTGGGATTGGATTATGCACAAGCGAAAGTGAGAGAGCTTGCTGTAATTGATTGCTTATTCACCCGCCATCAGAAGGCGACGGAATTACATCGCCTTTTTTCAAAAGCAGGAATCAGCCCCGGTGGGGTAGCCGATTTGATTGGCCTTTTATTATTTTTAGGCCAATTATTTTGTAAACCTCTTCGAGAATATTCCCCTGTCTGCAGCAATTAG
- a CDS encoding serine hydrolase produces the protein MNAHSGSGRGDYHVLYQGQSVDDLIMEYMEENNIPGISLAIVQAPYITRVTGYGLADTEKKLLVSTRTLFYVGQLTHAYTAVAIMQLKEEGKLQLDSPVSDYLSSLPQSWQNISIRQLLTHSSGLPDYTKNANFSFYKEYQPEDLLHLLHNEKLHFPPGSKMLPSATNYYLLGLIIEKASGMNYEEHVIKNQITRVGLQRTFFVKNSSSIDNEVNNGTLPHTHSKFLLQPSYINPVEVALGYDNGNKTVPAITWTSTFSHCGIIASAEDISQWDISLAGSVLIKEKENRDFLYRCITLDNNTSIPGNAGWLFPGHPGLMEIKGNTPGFSAFLSRFTAPDELLCVTLLANKENLTDLDILGRKIAAAFDKKLGAPEGSGSQTLQSPYPVSQTMERIIDIITQQGGKIFAHINHSSEAQKVNQTLLPTEVLIIGNPAKGTPLMQENAAIALDLPLRIMATEDTQGQVWLSFTDPILLGKKYHLHNEELKQIATALRMLCEKAVSAQSII, from the coding sequence ATGAACGCTCATTCCGGTAGTGGACGCGGTGATTATCATGTCCTGTATCAAGGACAATCTGTAGATGACCTCATTATGGAATATATGGAAGAAAATAACATTCCGGGAATTTCCCTGGCTATTGTCCAAGCTCCCTATATTACCCGGGTAACAGGTTATGGATTGGCTGATACAGAAAAAAAACTTCTGGTTTCGACACGCACACTCTTTTATGTCGGTCAATTAACCCATGCATATACTGCAGTAGCGATAATGCAGTTAAAAGAAGAAGGGAAATTGCAATTAGATAGCCCCGTTTCAGATTATTTATCTTCTCTTCCGCAATCATGGCAAAACATTAGTATCCGTCAATTATTAACCCATAGTTCCGGGCTCCCTGATTATACTAAAAACGCCAACTTTTCCTTTTATAAAGAGTATCAACCAGAAGATTTGTTGCATTTACTGCACAATGAGAAATTGCATTTCCCCCCAGGCAGCAAAATGCTACCCAGTGCCACCAACTACTATCTGTTAGGGCTTATCATTGAAAAAGCAAGCGGCATGAATTACGAAGAACATGTAATAAAAAATCAAATTACCCGGGTGGGTTTACAACGGACGTTTTTTGTCAAAAATAGTTCTTCAATTGATAATGAAGTCAATAATGGCACCCTTCCCCATACACATAGCAAGTTTTTACTCCAGCCCTCCTATATAAATCCAGTGGAAGTTGCTTTAGGGTATGACAATGGAAATAAAACTGTTCCGGCAATTACCTGGACAAGTACTTTTTCTCACTGTGGAATCATTGCTTCTGCCGAAGACATTAGCCAATGGGATATTAGCCTTGCAGGATCTGTTTTAATCAAAGAAAAAGAAAATAGGGATTTTCTATATCGCTGTATTACTCTGGATAATAATACTTCAATTCCTGGAAATGCAGGGTGGCTATTTCCCGGACATCCAGGATTAATGGAAATTAAGGGAAATACCCCAGGTTTCTCCGCATTTTTAAGTCGTTTTACCGCACCCGACGAACTTTTATGTGTCACCCTCTTGGCCAATAAAGAAAATTTAACGGATTTGGATATCCTGGGACGAAAAATTGCTGCAGCCTTTGACAAGAAACTCGGCGCTCCTGAAGGATCTGGATCGCAAACACTGCAAAGTCCTTACCCTGTCTCACAAACAATGGAACGGATAATTGATATAATTACCCAGCAAGGCGGGAAAATCTTTGCTCACATCAATCACAGCAGCGAAGCTCAAAAAGTGAATCAAACCTTACTTCCGACAGAAGTGCTTATCATCGGCAACCCCGCTAAAGGAACTCCTTTGATGCAAGAAAATGCAGCAATTGCGCTGGACTTACCCTTGCGCATAATGGCTACAGAAGATACCCAGGGTCAGGTATGGTTAAGCTTCACCGATCCAATTCTGTTAGGGAAGAAATATCATTTACACAATGAGGAGTTAAAACAAATCGCTACTGCATTGCGTATGTTGTGTGAGAAGGCTGTATCTGCCCAAAGTATAATTTAA
- a CDS encoding DUF4442 domain-containing protein: protein MNFSTLLRMMRFWPPFWGAGISVKSFKRDGTQIIVQMKMRFWNKNYVGTHYGGSMYSMTDPFYMLMLMNLLGKGYIVWDKSASIRYKIPAKGTIYARFELSHEQVEKIRLEVNEAKKIESEFLIPITDEEGKVVAEVKKILTIIKK from the coding sequence ATGAATTTCTCAACATTGCTAAGGATGATGCGGTTTTGGCCTCCTTTTTGGGGGGCCGGAATTAGCGTAAAGAGCTTTAAGCGGGATGGAACCCAAATTATTGTGCAAATGAAAATGCGCTTTTGGAATAAAAACTACGTGGGAACACATTATGGAGGGTCCATGTATTCGATGACGGATCCTTTTTACATGTTAATGCTTATGAATTTACTGGGAAAAGGCTACATTGTTTGGGATAAATCGGCCTCGATTCGCTATAAAATACCGGCTAAAGGAACTATTTATGCACGCTTTGAGTTATCTCACGAACAGGTTGAAAAAATCCGACTTGAAGTGAATGAAGCCAAAAAAATTGAATCGGAGTTTTTAATTCCTATAACTGATGAAGAAGGGAAAGTGGTCGCTGAAGTAAAAAAAATTCTGACCATCATCAAAAAATAA
- a CDS encoding L-tyrosine/L-tryptophan isonitrile synthase family protein — translation MKTEAREYESQGIYQVGLNRQREAVISAHFMHNINQRSKHQLYSSEEFSKKALLVNAEIIIERLIPTLLSASDTFILERASAAKIRARKNFKEYGLNSAQKISLSEVITEVMFDRQFLKGSKSNTSRRILAEKIRKLIAEHKPIKMVIPALPYKVSSPLKTRGNLPDLSEINFLLALVEIAKTIDLIYSSTIAGLSNKMASFTVICDGNRFNQFLNEKYTTIKQYQNHLRWWISKLGFSNYVEISDYQHIIKNNLPQKTQEEKTVIREQVGNFYKHLMLPLLDPYNMEQTINKAIECDPDPEITNPEGRFIPLFKSLIYTVRYEKLSLYSEVHQEDYSELYSVLTRHLFQPYAKLTQDDYVTIEAFIGNPQPRNSPSRNKLLEYLRQSMLSQAWHATINYMAEIRSDRDLPKEPLSLCYPDYIRWTIHAKPGQLAVLTTTAFGDPVQPWHGVGVFMRTKNNKIKLYTLPVLSLESCDAVPVIVEKTGQEPRMKGQPLFYIHPNIKWNHFDDFIEELKKGLTRKRKL, via the coding sequence ATGAAAACTGAAGCTCGGGAATATGAGTCACAAGGTATATATCAAGTCGGTTTGAATCGACAACGCGAGGCTGTTATTAGTGCTCATTTTATGCATAATATAAATCAGCGCTCAAAACATCAGCTTTATAGTTCTGAAGAATTTTCAAAAAAAGCTTTATTAGTCAATGCAGAAATAATTATTGAACGCCTAATTCCCACCCTTTTATCGGCATCAGACACGTTTATTCTCGAACGAGCCTCTGCGGCAAAAATCAGGGCCAGGAAAAACTTTAAAGAATATGGGTTAAATTCAGCACAAAAAATCAGTCTTTCTGAAGTAATTACGGAAGTCATGTTTGATCGGCAATTTTTAAAAGGCTCGAAATCAAATACTTCCCGGCGGATTTTAGCTGAAAAAATAAGAAAATTAATTGCTGAGCACAAACCGATAAAAATGGTTATCCCTGCCTTACCGTATAAAGTATCATCCCCTCTTAAAACCCGAGGCAATTTACCTGATTTATCGGAAATAAATTTTTTACTTGCATTAGTTGAGATCGCTAAAACAATTGATTTGATTTACAGCAGTACAATTGCAGGTCTCAGCAACAAGATGGCCTCCTTTACTGTGATTTGTGATGGTAATCGGTTTAACCAATTTTTGAATGAAAAATACACAACCATTAAACAATATCAGAATCATTTACGCTGGTGGATAAGCAAGTTAGGTTTTTCAAATTATGTAGAAATCAGTGATTATCAGCATATTATAAAAAATAATCTCCCTCAAAAAACGCAAGAGGAAAAAACAGTTATCCGAGAGCAGGTAGGAAATTTTTATAAACACTTAATGCTACCTCTGTTGGACCCCTATAACATGGAGCAAACGATTAACAAGGCAATCGAGTGTGATCCTGACCCGGAAATTACTAATCCTGAAGGAAGATTCATTCCTTTATTCAAGTCATTAATTTATACAGTAAGATATGAAAAACTGTCGCTCTATAGTGAAGTGCACCAGGAGGACTATAGCGAGTTGTATAGCGTGCTTACCCGGCATCTGTTTCAACCCTATGCCAAGTTGACCCAGGATGATTATGTTACAATTGAAGCATTTATCGGTAATCCTCAACCACGCAATTCCCCCTCCAGAAATAAACTGCTTGAATATTTACGGCAATCCATGTTGTCGCAGGCATGGCATGCAACCATTAATTATATGGCGGAAATTCGCAGTGATCGTGATTTGCCAAAGGAGCCTCTCAGTCTCTGCTATCCTGATTACATCCGCTGGACAATCCATGCTAAACCAGGTCAATTGGCTGTTTTAACAACTACGGCTTTTGGAGACCCTGTGCAGCCGTGGCATGGCGTGGGCGTTTTTATGCGCACAAAAAATAATAAAATAAAATTGTATACCCTTCCTGTTTTATCGCTGGAAAGTTGCGATGCAGTTCCTGTAATAGTGGAAAAAACAGGGCAGGAGCCAAGGATGAAAGGACAACCCTTATTTTATATACATCCAAATATAAAATGGAATCATTTTGATGACTTCATCGAAGAATTAAAAAAAGGATTAACGCGCAAGAGAAAACTCTGA
- a CDS encoding cyclic nucleotide-binding domain-containing protein gives MEPSNHLSQSEIIPILSRATIFTGIGLIEQKMLADKCVIANYRPEEIVIEQGEVGDKLYIIIRGSVQVSVKTQSMGWKRVNTLGAGDVFGEIAILRNIRRTARISTITACQFLTINARDFLAVYQYFPPRARDNIQLVVAKRLQESGAHVRL, from the coding sequence ATGGAACCGAGTAACCATCTATCTCAATCAGAAATAATTCCGATACTTTCTCGCGCAACTATTTTTACAGGGATAGGTCTTATTGAACAAAAAATGCTTGCTGATAAATGTGTGATTGCAAACTATAGACCTGAAGAGATTGTTATAGAGCAAGGTGAAGTAGGGGACAAGCTTTATATTATCATTCGCGGGAGCGTGCAAGTTTCTGTAAAAACCCAATCCATGGGTTGGAAACGCGTTAATACTTTGGGGGCGGGTGATGTGTTTGGGGAAATTGCCATTCTCCGTAATATACGCAGAACGGCGCGCATCAGTACTATAACTGCTTGTCAGTTCCTTACGATTAATGCTCGGGATTTTTTAGCCGTTTATCAATATTTTCCACCGCGCGCGCGCGATAATATTCAATTGGTTGTTGCGAAACGTCTCCAAGAAAGTGGTGCTCATGTGCGCTTGTAA
- a CDS encoding cytochrome c biogenesis protein CcdA encodes MEANFLNILLGFIEGFGLIISPCILPILPIFLAGSLTGSKKRPLGIIIGFTLFFSFLVFFSHQLVHYLDIDFNWVRNIGYGILLLLGFIMLSNYLTERFAKITQGFARIGNFFSSADQSKGGFWNGLFFGGVIAIVWTPCAGPILAAVIVQTALQKTTIISFLTLSAFALGAAIPMFIISLYGKNLMNTFTFFKRRALLFRKFLGGVIIASVVYMVYFEGDVVSSSVSPQTGIKTSNSLINGLWFSYPAPPVQGIDAWINSPPLDLSDLHGKVILIDFWTYSCINCLRTLPYIKDWYSRYHEKGLVIIGIHTPEFDFEKNLEHVRAAVKQYGILYPVALDNQFVTWRNYHNHFWPAHFLINKKGYVVYKHFGEGEYDVMENNIRFLLGVKDLATLRSLKGTSFNLTQTPETYLGYTKADPYYSPKFTKDRTTQYHFPSELSINEWGLDGLWQVTAEHVMSEEANAAIKIHFNARKVYAVMGNSATKPIKVQVILTDEQSGKKIQAKSLLIDKYSLYELVSQNKFTSGNLQIITNEPGLKIYTFTFGS; translated from the coding sequence ATGGAAGCAAATTTTCTTAATATTCTCTTGGGGTTTATTGAAGGATTCGGGCTTATTATTTCCCCTTGCATTTTACCTATCCTGCCTATTTTTTTGGCGGGTTCACTCACGGGATCCAAAAAAAGACCCCTCGGAATTATCATTGGTTTTACTTTATTTTTTTCTTTCCTGGTATTTTTTTCTCATCAATTGGTGCATTACCTTGATATTGATTTTAATTGGGTTCGGAATATTGGGTACGGCATTTTGCTCCTTTTAGGGTTCATTATGCTCTCGAATTATTTAACTGAACGCTTTGCCAAAATAACTCAGGGATTTGCACGCATAGGCAACTTTTTTTCTTCCGCCGATCAATCTAAAGGAGGGTTTTGGAATGGGCTCTTTTTTGGGGGAGTTATTGCCATTGTTTGGACTCCTTGTGCCGGACCGATATTGGCTGCGGTTATCGTACAAACGGCCTTGCAGAAAACAACGATTATCAGTTTCCTTACTTTGAGTGCCTTTGCCCTGGGGGCTGCAATTCCTATGTTCATTATTTCCCTATATGGCAAGAATCTGATGAACACATTCACGTTCTTTAAACGGCGTGCCCTTCTTTTCCGTAAATTTTTAGGGGGAGTGATAATCGCAAGTGTTGTCTATATGGTCTATTTTGAAGGAGATGTCGTTTCGTCTTCAGTTTCTCCTCAAACAGGCATTAAAACTTCCAATTCCCTGATTAATGGCTTATGGTTTTCCTATCCAGCACCCCCTGTACAAGGTATAGATGCCTGGATTAATTCACCTCCATTAGATTTATCTGATTTGCATGGGAAAGTTATTTTAATCGATTTCTGGACCTATTCGTGCATTAACTGTTTGCGCACGCTGCCCTACATTAAAGATTGGTACTCTCGTTACCATGAAAAAGGCTTGGTGATAATTGGTATTCACACTCCGGAATTTGACTTTGAAAAAAATCTGGAACATGTTAGAGCAGCAGTAAAGCAGTATGGAATTTTATATCCTGTAGCGCTTGATAACCAATTTGTAACCTGGAGAAATTATCATAATCATTTCTGGCCTGCCCATTTTCTAATTAATAAAAAGGGATATGTAGTCTATAAACATTTTGGCGAGGGAGAATATGATGTTATGGAGAATAATATTCGTTTTTTATTGGGAGTTAAGGATCTGGCTACTTTAAGATCTTTAAAAGGCACTTCATTTAACCTAACCCAAACCCCGGAAACTTATTTAGGCTATACGAAGGCAGATCCCTATTACAGTCCCAAATTTACTAAAGACAGGACCACGCAATATCATTTTCCTAGCGAATTATCCATAAACGAATGGGGCCTGGACGGATTATGGCAAGTCACTGCCGAGCATGTCATGTCGGAGGAGGCCAATGCGGCTATAAAAATACATTTTAATGCCCGCAAGGTCTATGCGGTGATGGGGAACAGCGCCACAAAACCCATCAAAGTCCAGGTGATTTTAACTGACGAACAATCCGGTAAAAAAATTCAGGCAAAGAGCCTTCTAATCGATAAATATTCCCTATATGAATTAGTTTCACAAAATAAATTCACCAGCGGCAATTTACAAATTATTACAAATGAGCCCGGTCTTAAAATATACACTTTTACCTTTGGAAGCTAA
- a CDS encoding phenylacetate--CoA ligase family protein — MTLFELSNYYSRALAKIKNFPDRSSKTRALTLKQTQDLLASYPEFRNELFCSKQRLQHIRNERLRKILIYAKSYSPWYQKSLAHIDVENFREERLSEIPVMNKNILMENWNEIVTDRKLSLAHAEKHIAKMRCDKDTLYLNNRYHVLASSGSSGNRGVYVYDWDEWNYFYLSTARYPLYNHNRSQRLIDPCQKLKVAQVVITNTIYAMYSISKTFFFSNIEKFYLPVTLPIRQIVDGLNQIRPDILLGTPTTIYKLCQEAVEGRLKAQPKIIGVSGEPLYKPIRELITSIWPEVNLFNTLGSSEGLWGVNCQANSEEMHLNDDLCIVEPVDEKGHRVEKTVVPQKIYLTNLYNYTLPLIRYELSDQLVFLDKTCECGIQHQLIVEPQGRPEFDFLYPDNIFVHHLVFVTPILLEKNIREYQVIQTKNGADIKILATGSVDKIQLQKTIASRLIQLGLTQPQVNLFEVTQFDYPESGKLRRFLKLD, encoded by the coding sequence ATGACATTATTTGAATTATCAAATTATTACAGTCGGGCTCTCGCTAAAATTAAAAATTTTCCCGATCGGTCCTCAAAGACCAGGGCGCTGACGCTGAAACAAACTCAAGACTTACTTGCAAGTTATCCTGAGTTTAGAAATGAATTATTTTGTTCCAAGCAAAGGCTGCAACACATTCGCAATGAGCGGCTTAGAAAAATATTAATTTATGCAAAATCCTACTCACCCTGGTACCAAAAATCTTTGGCTCATATTGATGTAGAGAATTTCCGTGAAGAAAGATTAAGTGAAATTCCGGTTATGAATAAAAATATTTTAATGGAAAACTGGAATGAAATTGTAACCGATAGAAAACTTTCCCTGGCCCATGCTGAAAAGCATATCGCAAAAATGCGTTGCGATAAGGATACCCTGTATTTGAATAATCGTTATCATGTGCTGGCAAGCAGCGGCTCAAGTGGTAATAGAGGAGTGTATGTTTATGATTGGGATGAATGGAATTATTTCTATTTATCTACCGCTCGTTATCCTTTATATAACCATAATCGTTCCCAGCGGTTAATCGATCCCTGCCAAAAACTAAAAGTCGCCCAGGTGGTTATTACCAACACAATTTATGCAATGTATTCCATTTCAAAAACATTTTTCTTTAGTAACATAGAAAAGTTTTATTTGCCTGTAACCCTGCCAATCAGGCAAATTGTGGATGGTCTTAACCAGATTCGACCTGACATCTTATTAGGAACACCAACAACCATTTATAAATTATGCCAAGAAGCTGTTGAAGGACGATTGAAAGCGCAACCCAAAATTATTGGCGTTTCCGGAGAGCCTTTATACAAACCCATACGCGAGTTAATTACCAGCATTTGGCCTGAAGTTAACCTTTTTAATACTCTGGGATCATCTGAGGGATTATGGGGGGTAAACTGCCAGGCTAATTCCGAGGAGATGCATTTAAATGATGACTTATGCATTGTTGAGCCAGTTGATGAGAAGGGTCACCGTGTTGAGAAAACAGTAGTGCCTCAAAAGATTTATTTAACTAATTTATATAATTATACCTTACCTTTGATTCGCTATGAGCTTTCCGACCAATTAGTGTTTTTGGATAAGACGTGCGAATGCGGAATACAGCATCAACTTATCGTAGAACCACAAGGCAGGCCGGAATTTGATTTCCTTTACCCCGATAACATTTTTGTTCATCACCTGGTTTTTGTAACCCCTATCCTGCTCGAAAAAAATATTCGAGAATATCAGGTTATCCAAACAAAAAATGGTGCAGACATTAAGATTTTAGCTACGGGTTCTGTGGATAAAATACAATTGCAAAAAACAATCGCTAGCCGATTAATTCAACTTGGTTTGACACAGCCGCAAGTAAATTTATTTGAAGTAACGCAGTTTGATTATCCTGAATCAGGTAAACTAAGAAGATTCCTAAAACTTGATTAG